One genomic segment of Catalinimonas alkaloidigena includes these proteins:
- a CDS encoding adenylyltransferase/cytidyltransferase family protein: MFDNIRAKITQLESLAELRNTYKDKKIVFCSGCYDILQSGHAVFFNQCKSYGDLLVVGVGRDETLRRLKGPGRPVNPENNRLYLVAALEDVDFAVLNDHKIGKGKIDFADVITQLRPDIFVLNQDDSAIAEKQALCDQVGVKIEYVDRAVPPELMPTSTTRIINKINYAYKAPLRIDFAGGWTDVPYIMQGKTGYVSNAAIKPIIEMRNKTFNFSGYPRGSGLSTSTAVKLLEMLSSKTYNAEPKSLHAIAEDLFNLENRELNWAIGRQDQYAIVFGGFNCFECVEDTAKPLDVKVSKDTLEAFRKNLLLLHTGVSRNAQSAVEQVYQNYQTEEGKRALDILTDCGYRFIHALAEKDFIACAKIMEDNWEAQKLLAQASTNENLDAMYAFAKENGAYGGKICGAGGGGAFIFYCEDTQALKKAMKKQFVDCFEIDFEFEYQTIKELNAL, translated from the coding sequence ATGTTTGACAATATCAGAGCCAAGATAACCCAACTTGAATCACTTGCTGAGCTAAGAAATACTTACAAGGACAAAAAAATAGTTTTCTGTAGTGGATGTTATGACATACTGCAATCAGGGCATGCAGTATTTTTTAACCAGTGTAAATCATATGGTGACCTGCTGGTTGTAGGTGTGGGTAGAGATGAAACCTTAAGACGGTTAAAAGGACCCGGGCGTCCTGTAAATCCTGAGAACAATAGACTGTACCTGGTCGCCGCATTAGAAGATGTGGATTTCGCTGTACTTAACGATCATAAGATCGGTAAAGGAAAAATTGATTTTGCTGATGTTATCACCCAATTGAGACCCGACATTTTTGTGCTTAATCAGGATGATTCTGCCATAGCAGAAAAGCAGGCACTCTGTGACCAAGTGGGAGTAAAGATTGAATACGTAGATAGAGCTGTTCCTCCTGAACTTATGCCAACCTCAACTACCCGAATCATTAACAAGATTAATTATGCGTACAAGGCGCCACTCAGGATTGACTTTGCCGGAGGCTGGACCGATGTACCCTATATTATGCAGGGAAAAACAGGTTACGTATCTAATGCTGCTATCAAGCCTATCATTGAGATGAGAAACAAGACCTTTAACTTTTCCGGTTATCCCCGGGGAAGTGGGTTAAGCACTTCTACTGCGGTAAAGCTCTTGGAAATGCTCAGCAGCAAAACGTATAACGCTGAGCCTAAATCCCTACACGCGATTGCTGAGGACTTGTTTAACCTGGAAAATAGGGAGCTCAATTGGGCTATTGGCAGGCAGGACCAGTACGCAATTGTCTTTGGAGGGTTTAATTGCTTTGAGTGTGTGGAAGATACTGCCAAACCTTTGGATGTAAAAGTGTCCAAAGATACCCTTGAAGCTTTCAGAAAGAATTTGCTTTTGCTACATACGGGAGTATCTCGAAATGCTCAGTCGGCAGTAGAACAGGTATATCAAAATTACCAGACAGAAGAGGGGAAAAGAGCTTTAGATATTCTTACTGACTGTGGGTATCGTTTTATCCATGCCTTGGCAGAAAAGGATTTTATCGCCTGTGCTAAAATTATGGAAGATAACTGGGAAGCTCAAAAGCTGTTGGCTCAGGCAAGCACCAATGAAAACCTGGATGCCATGTATGCTTTTGCCAAAGAGAATGGAGCCTACGGTGGGAAAATATGCGGTGCCGGCGGAGGGGGAGCTTTTATTTTTTACTGTGAGGACACTCAGGCACTCAAGAAAGCCATGAAAAAGCAGTTTGTTGACTGCTTTGAGATAGATTTTGAGTTTGAATATCAAACGATTAAAGAACTAAACGCACTGTAA
- a CDS encoding porin, with protein sequence MMRKAIFFLILGLFFIGHTQLNAQGSEIYNGGINIPVGQDSSKNIRIILLNQFWAKWVENNPGTVGANGELAEHSFDIGVRRARATIYSQITPRFLIFTQIGINNQTFINGGAPGQGPKKPQLFFHDAWTEYSVVSQVNPSSGEKNPFSLALGMGLHFWNGVSRFSNASVVSFMTLDLPVFNFPNIEQSDQFGRQFGIYAKGKAGPLDYRFHLNKPFVSGSLENVNTESAVDIPSDKPALGGYVAYEFLEPEGNLTPFRTETYVGTKRVFNLGAGFYHQPEASGFLDVSGDLERQDHTSWAVDAFLDYPFGIRGMAITAYSVLYNYDYGTDYYRSVGVMNTAAGQASSPTGFEGDVSIDGFGNAEPLLGTGSIFLTQAGLLLPDNWLGSLGKLQPFARVELKNLDYLDDSILNTDLGLNWFIEGHHAKITLQYGTRELFIRQAGENISNDRLGQWTLQTQIYI encoded by the coding sequence ATGATGCGCAAAGCAATTTTTTTCTTAATCCTTGGTCTCTTTTTCATCGGTCATACCCAGCTAAATGCTCAGGGATCTGAAATTTATAATGGTGGTATCAACATCCCGGTTGGGCAGGATAGTAGCAAAAACATTCGTATCATCCTCCTCAATCAGTTCTGGGCAAAATGGGTAGAGAACAATCCCGGTACAGTAGGCGCAAATGGTGAATTGGCCGAGCATAGCTTTGATATTGGTGTACGCAGGGCCAGGGCAACCATTTACTCGCAGATTACTCCCCGCTTTTTAATTTTTACCCAAATTGGTATTAACAATCAGACCTTTATCAATGGAGGAGCTCCCGGGCAGGGACCCAAAAAACCACAACTTTTTTTCCATGATGCCTGGACAGAATATTCAGTAGTTTCACAGGTGAACCCAAGCAGTGGAGAAAAGAACCCTTTTTCTCTGGCTCTGGGCATGGGGCTGCACTTTTGGAATGGTGTGTCCCGTTTTTCTAATGCCAGCGTGGTGAGCTTTATGACCTTGGACTTACCGGTTTTTAACTTCCCAAATATAGAGCAAAGCGATCAGTTTGGACGTCAGTTTGGAATTTATGCCAAAGGGAAGGCCGGTCCTCTGGACTATCGTTTTCATCTGAATAAACCCTTTGTAAGCGGAAGCCTGGAGAATGTAAATACTGAAAGTGCAGTAGATATTCCTTCTGATAAGCCAGCCCTGGGAGGGTATGTAGCTTATGAATTCCTGGAGCCTGAGGGAAATTTGACTCCTTTCAGAACAGAGACTTATGTGGGTACAAAAAGAGTTTTTAATCTGGGAGCAGGCTTTTATCACCAGCCTGAGGCAAGTGGCTTTCTTGATGTTTCCGGTGACCTGGAACGCCAGGACCATACTTCCTGGGCAGTAGATGCCTTCCTGGACTATCCTTTTGGAATCAGGGGAATGGCGATAACTGCATATTCAGTACTTTACAATTACGATTATGGGACAGATTACTATCGGAGTGTAGGCGTGATGAATACGGCTGCCGGGCAGGCTTCTTCGCCTACTGGCTTTGAAGGTGATGTATCCATTGATGGCTTCGGCAATGCCGAGCCACTGCTGGGAACGGGAAGTATCTTCTTGACCCAGGCAGGATTACTTTTGCCCGACAACTGGCTGGGAAGTCTTGGTAAGCTGCAGCCTTTTGCACGAGTAGAGCTAAAAAATCTGGACTATCTAGACGATTCCATACTGAATACTGACTTAGGTCTCAACTGGTTTATTGAAGGACATCATGCGAAGATTACATTACAATACGGTACACGAGAGCTTTTTATCAGACAGGCTGGTGAGAATATTTCCAACGATCGTTTAGGGCAATGGACGCTGCAAACTCAAATCTACATTTAA
- the moaA gene encoding GTP 3',8-cyclase MoaA, whose product MIYDNHGRPITYLRLAVTDRCNLRCFYCMPAEGIRYLPKRELLTYEEMLQMVRLMAAMGVSKVRITGGEPFVRKDLMYFLRQLSQIKGIEDINITTNGVLTTDYVAELKQLGVRSVNLSLDTFDRERFKEITRRDEFEKVKACFDLLIAHEVHTKINAVVMEGKNTDDIIPLAELTRDYPVDVRFIEEMPFNGEGSHYPVLVWTHRKILEKLSGRYPDIQKVKDAAHSTSYNYHIPGHQGNVGIIAAFSRTFCGSCNRIRVTAQGTLKTCLYDEGVLDIRKLMRSGASDHEIQDALKKAFGNRAKDGFEAEKSRQASHPASESMSTIGG is encoded by the coding sequence CTGATATACGATAATCACGGACGTCCTATCACCTACCTGCGGCTGGCAGTCACAGATCGCTGTAACCTGCGCTGTTTTTACTGCATGCCGGCGGAAGGGATCAGGTATTTACCCAAGCGGGAACTCCTTACCTATGAAGAGATGCTCCAGATGGTGCGGCTGATGGCAGCGATGGGCGTGTCTAAGGTGAGAATTACCGGCGGAGAGCCTTTTGTGCGGAAAGATCTGATGTATTTTTTGCGGCAGCTTAGCCAGATCAAAGGTATTGAAGATATCAACATTACCACCAATGGGGTGCTGACTACAGATTATGTAGCTGAGCTTAAACAACTGGGAGTTCGTTCTGTTAATCTCAGTCTGGACACTTTTGACCGGGAACGCTTCAAAGAAATCACCCGCAGAGATGAATTTGAAAAGGTAAAAGCTTGTTTTGACCTGCTGATAGCTCATGAGGTGCATACCAAAATTAATGCGGTAGTGATGGAAGGCAAAAACACAGATGATATCATTCCGCTTGCTGAGCTAACGCGTGATTATCCGGTAGATGTTCGCTTTATTGAAGAGATGCCCTTTAACGGAGAGGGCAGCCACTATCCGGTACTGGTGTGGACCCATCGTAAAATTCTGGAGAAACTAAGCGGGCGATATCCTGATATACAGAAAGTGAAAGATGCCGCGCATTCAACTTCTTATAATTACCACATTCCCGGACATCAAGGTAATGTAGGCATTATTGCTGCTTTCAGCCGAACCTTTTGCGGAAGCTGCAATCGTATTCGTGTAACTGCTCAGGGCACCCTCAAAACCTGCTTATATGATGAAGGAGTGCTGGATATCCGGAAGCTCATGCGTAGCGGAGCCAGTGATCATGAGATTCAGGATGCGCTGAAAAAAGCGTTTGGCAATCGTGCCAAAGATGGTTTTGAGGCTGAAAAATCCCGGCAGGCTTCCCACCCCGCTTCAGAATCTATGTCTACTATCGGCGGCTGA
- the moaD gene encoding molybdopterin converting factor subunit 1 produces MQLNILLFGVTKEIVGEQRLKLELPQEASVSILLQSLKQNYPALENLESMLVAVNNEYSEQDQRLQESDEIAIIPPVSGG; encoded by the coding sequence ATGCAACTTAATATTTTATTATTCGGCGTTACCAAAGAAATTGTTGGAGAGCAAAGGCTAAAACTGGAGCTACCCCAGGAGGCTAGTGTAAGCATTCTTTTACAAAGTCTCAAGCAAAACTATCCCGCATTGGAAAATTTGGAGTCTATGCTGGTGGCAGTCAACAATGAATACAGCGAGCAGGATCAGCGCTTACAGGAAAGTGATGAAATCGCTATCATTCCTCCGGTGAGCGGCGGATAG
- a CDS encoding molybdenum cofactor biosynthesis protein MoaE, with protein sequence MSNKKIDIALSDQPLDIKAVMEAVNDGSAGAVDVFIGTVRNKTQERSVVRLEYEAYDSMAIKEMEKLAAETANKWPVAKIAIHHRKGTLYIGDIAVIIAVSTPHRQEAFEACKFTIDTLKQRVPIWKKEVFEDGETWVAAHP encoded by the coding sequence ATGAGCAATAAGAAGATAGATATAGCGCTCAGCGATCAGCCACTGGATATCAAGGCAGTGATGGAAGCCGTCAATGACGGAAGTGCCGGTGCGGTAGATGTTTTTATTGGCACCGTTAGAAACAAGACGCAGGAACGTTCGGTAGTAAGGCTGGAGTATGAAGCTTACGACAGCATGGCAATAAAAGAAATGGAAAAGCTGGCGGCAGAAACCGCCAATAAGTGGCCGGTGGCTAAAATTGCGATTCATCACCGCAAAGGAACTTTGTATATTGGCGATATCGCTGTGATCATTGCAGTATCCACGCCGCATCGTCAGGAAGCTTTTGAAGCCTGTAAATTTACCATTGACACCTTAAAGCAGCGGGTACCTATCTGGAAAAAGGAGGTTTTTGAAGATGGAGAAACGTGGGTGGCCGCTCACCCCTAG
- a CDS encoding MOSC domain-containing protein yields the protein MPHIEKITLYPIKSLDGIEVSHAKITDKGALYLDRTFALFNKAGRTVNAKKYPTIQKLRAVFDLAELKVKLSTPGGLISSFQMEHEQQQIEEFFSDYLKEPVSIRQNDISGFPDDDENSGPTIVSTATYQEVQQWFPDLSLGNIRKRFRANIELGGCETPFWEDRLFNAPGIDLSFQVGTVTFTGKKPCARCTVPTRDPFSSVAEKSFMSTFISRREDTMPSFVQSEQFSHYYHLCVNTLIPASEKGKIVQLKDQLNLL from the coding sequence ATGCCCCATATAGAAAAAATCACCCTCTATCCTATCAAGTCACTGGATGGTATAGAGGTAAGTCATGCTAAAATCACCGACAAAGGAGCTTTGTATCTGGACCGCACATTTGCGCTGTTTAACAAAGCGGGCAGAACGGTGAATGCCAAGAAATACCCTACAATCCAAAAGTTACGCGCTGTTTTTGATCTTGCTGAGCTAAAGGTTAAGCTATCTACGCCTGGTGGGCTGATCTCAAGCTTTCAGATGGAACACGAACAGCAGCAAATCGAGGAGTTTTTCAGTGACTATTTAAAAGAGCCCGTGTCTATCAGGCAGAATGATATTTCCGGTTTTCCTGATGATGATGAAAACTCCGGTCCTACGATTGTTAGCACAGCCACTTATCAGGAAGTACAGCAGTGGTTCCCGGATTTATCTTTAGGCAATATCAGAAAGCGATTTCGGGCCAATATTGAATTAGGGGGATGCGAAACCCCTTTTTGGGAAGACCGGCTGTTCAATGCTCCTGGTATTGATCTGAGTTTTCAAGTTGGAACCGTTACTTTTACCGGTAAAAAGCCCTGTGCCCGATGTACGGTACCTACCCGCGACCCATTTAGCAGTGTTGCCGAAAAAAGCTTTATGTCCACTTTCATCAGTCGAAGGGAGGATACCATGCCTTCCTTTGTACAGTCAGAACAGTTCAGCCACTACTACCATTTATGTGTCAACACGCTTATTCCAGCCAGTGAAAAGGGTAAAATTGTGCAGCTAAAAGATCAACTCAACTTACTATGA
- a CDS encoding SDR family oxidoreductase codes for MKKVLIAGASGVLGLEVLKQLQDHPEYWVRGHIRDAAKRKAILPYCDEVVLADARQPEQLKGICDDIEIVFSTIGKSVSLFAPEAGNFVDLDFRGNLNLLEEAKKAGVSRFVYTSIYGSETSPNLMQGWTQEMFAQNLMHTKLSHTIIKPVGMFSGLNDLIIMAKSGILMTPGNGKCLTNAIHPKDLASFCINHLQNGPQVAEVGGPEIHSRNEVMKMVAEATHTRLTMNIPLWIVKPGLMLVRLLNKNLYDKLSYFTYITTHDMVAPRYGKLTFKEYLDGQELQAVPS; via the coding sequence GTGAAGAAGGTACTTATTGCTGGGGCTTCAGGCGTTTTAGGCTTAGAAGTGCTCAAACAACTACAAGATCATCCTGAGTATTGGGTGAGAGGACATATTCGTGATGCAGCTAAAAGAAAAGCTATACTTCCCTATTGTGATGAAGTGGTGCTGGCAGATGCAAGGCAGCCTGAGCAGCTAAAGGGGATTTGTGATGATATAGAGATTGTGTTTTCCACCATTGGCAAAAGTGTGAGCTTGTTTGCGCCGGAAGCTGGGAATTTTGTGGATTTAGATTTCCGAGGGAATCTTAATTTGCTGGAAGAAGCCAAAAAGGCAGGCGTCTCCCGCTTTGTCTACACTTCTATTTATGGCAGTGAAACTTCACCTAATCTCATGCAGGGCTGGACACAGGAAATGTTTGCCCAAAACCTGATGCATACAAAATTATCTCACACGATCATTAAGCCAGTGGGTATGTTTTCTGGTCTGAATGACCTAATCATTATGGCAAAAAGTGGAATCTTGATGACTCCGGGAAACGGTAAATGTCTGACCAATGCCATTCACCCCAAAGATCTCGCTTCATTTTGTATTAACCATCTTCAGAACGGTCCTCAGGTAGCTGAAGTAGGAGGACCGGAAATTCATAGCCGTAATGAAGTAATGAAAATGGTAGCTGAGGCCACCCATACCAGGCTTACTATGAACATTCCCCTCTGGATTGTGAAGCCAGGACTGATGCTGGTGAGGCTACTCAACAAGAACCTCTATGATAAGCTTAGCTATTTCACTTACATCACTACACATGATATGGTAGCGCCCCGCTATGGAAAATTGACCTTCAAAGAATATTTAGATGGACAAGAGCTTCAGGCTGTTCCCTCATAG
- a CDS encoding phenylalanine 4-monooxygenase has translation MSTIKQRPMMKQEYEKYSEEDFQVWKILYERQIVNLPHAATQAYLDGLQLINFTADKIPNFEETNAVLKGLTGWQIHVVPGLIDDDKFFQLMADRRFPASTWLRKMSQLDYLEEPDMFHDVFGHVPLLTNQPFVDFLQALSKIALSYIDNLWAIHLISRIYWFTVEFGLIRENNALRIYGAGILSSAGETKYSLSEEATQLPYDVDKVMGTPYRKDVFQSQYFIINSYEELFNSISAIGGYLEKHADTPEPNFA, from the coding sequence ATCAGCACCATAAAACAACGACCCATGATGAAGCAAGAATATGAAAAGTACAGTGAAGAGGATTTTCAGGTATGGAAAATCCTGTACGAAAGACAGATTGTAAACCTACCCCATGCCGCCACCCAGGCTTATCTGGACGGGCTGCAACTCATTAATTTTACTGCTGACAAAATCCCCAACTTTGAAGAAACCAATGCGGTGCTTAAAGGACTTACCGGCTGGCAAATCCATGTGGTGCCCGGCCTGATTGACGATGACAAATTCTTTCAACTGATGGCTGACCGCAGGTTTCCGGCCTCTACCTGGCTACGCAAAATGAGTCAGCTGGATTATCTTGAAGAACCTGATATGTTCCATGATGTGTTCGGACATGTACCGCTGCTTACCAACCAGCCTTTTGTAGATTTTCTGCAAGCGCTTAGTAAAATTGCTCTCAGCTACATTGACAATCTGTGGGCGATTCATCTCATCTCCCGCATTTACTGGTTTACTGTGGAATTTGGCCTGATCAGAGAAAATAATGCTTTACGTATCTATGGAGCCGGAATACTTTCTTCTGCTGGAGAAACCAAATATTCGCTGAGCGAAGAAGCTACCCAGCTTCCTTATGATGTTGATAAAGTGATGGGTACACCCTATCGCAAAGATGTTTTTCAGTCTCAATATTTTATCATTAATTCGTATGAAGAACTATTTAATTCCATATCCGCTATTGGGGGCTATCTGGAAAAACATGCCGATACACCTGAACCTAACTTTGCCTGA
- a CDS encoding sulfotransferase family protein, with protein sequence MKRIHLISNPRNLSTALMYSFAQRKDTRVVDEPLYAYYLKLRPDVDHPAKDEIMDSMSSDLQQLIDEVLLKDYDRPVFFIKDMAHHLIKLELDFMLSMTNLFLIRTPRQLIASIGKVMKQPAMEDIGSKQQYELYHWLKERGQNPLVLDSGELLKDQRGVMQKLCAALDIPFDENMLQWEAGARPEDGVWARYWYHNIHQSTGFSKQETSSRPLPDHLKPLYEEAKPYYDSLYQYSIKA encoded by the coding sequence TTGAAAAGAATTCATCTGATCTCTAACCCCCGTAACCTGTCCACTGCTTTGATGTATTCCTTTGCCCAGCGCAAAGATACCCGGGTGGTGGATGAACCATTATACGCTTATTACCTTAAGCTCAGACCTGATGTAGATCATCCCGCCAAAGATGAAATCATGGATAGCATGAGCAGTGACCTTCAACAGCTTATTGATGAAGTATTGCTCAAAGATTATGACCGGCCCGTGTTCTTTATCAAAGATATGGCGCATCATCTCATTAAGTTGGAGCTGGATTTCATGCTTTCCATGACCAATCTATTCCTGATCCGTACCCCCAGGCAATTGATTGCTTCCATCGGCAAGGTGATGAAGCAGCCAGCGATGGAAGATATCGGCTCTAAGCAGCAGTACGAACTCTACCACTGGCTCAAGGAGCGTGGGCAGAATCCGCTGGTGCTGGATTCGGGAGAATTACTTAAAGATCAGCGAGGCGTAATGCAAAAGCTTTGTGCCGCATTGGATATCCCTTTTGATGAAAACATGCTGCAATGGGAAGCAGGGGCACGGCCTGAAGATGGGGTATGGGCCAGGTACTGGTATCACAACATTCACCAGTCTACCGGATTCAGTAAGCAGGAAACGAGCAGCCGGCCACTGCCTGACCATCTGAAACCACTGTATGAAGAAGCTAAACCTTATTATGATTCGCTCTATCAGTATTCCATCAAAGCTTAA
- a CDS encoding aminotransferase class IV has protein sequence MLQKFNPKNADIQVYVKDGLYPRSAAKVSVFDSSVQGGDAVWEGLRVYKNKIFCLDRHLNRLQDSAKALLFDNVPSNESIKQAIFQTLEANGMKDDTHIRLTLTRGEKVTSGMDPRVNQDGCCLIVLAEWKPPVYDNEKGIRVITSGIARNSPKHLDSKIHHNNLLNNILAKIQANVAGADAAIMLDAYGFVSELNDTNLFMVKGGKLYTPHADACLHGITRGLTIEIGRSLGIEVIEKNLSLTEFYTADEVFATGTMGEMTPVSEMDGRKIENKTGEKLLPKLRGKFVQMIDELSESLPF, from the coding sequence ATGCTACAGAAATTCAATCCTAAAAATGCAGATATACAAGTCTATGTGAAAGATGGCCTCTACCCTCGTTCAGCAGCCAAAGTCTCCGTATTTGATAGCTCAGTACAGGGCGGAGATGCGGTATGGGAAGGGCTGAGGGTGTATAAAAATAAAATCTTCTGCCTGGACCGCCACCTGAACCGCCTGCAGGACTCAGCCAAAGCACTCTTGTTTGACAATGTCCCGAGTAACGAAAGCATTAAGCAGGCGATCTTTCAGACCCTGGAAGCCAATGGCATGAAAGACGATACCCACATCCGCCTGACACTCACCCGTGGTGAGAAAGTGACTTCCGGCATGGACCCACGGGTAAACCAGGATGGCTGCTGCCTTATCGTGCTGGCGGAATGGAAACCTCCGGTGTATGACAATGAGAAAGGCATTAGAGTCATTACCTCAGGGATCGCCCGTAACAGTCCTAAACACCTTGATTCCAAAATACATCACAACAACCTGCTCAACAACATACTGGCAAAAATTCAGGCCAATGTTGCGGGTGCTGATGCCGCCATCATGCTGGATGCTTACGGCTTTGTGTCTGAACTCAATGACACCAATCTTTTCATGGTGAAAGGGGGGAAACTGTACACCCCGCATGCCGATGCCTGTCTGCACGGTATTACGCGCGGACTGACCATTGAAATCGGACGTTCGCTGGGCATAGAAGTGATTGAAAAGAACCTATCGCTTACCGAATTCTATACGGCTGATGAGGTTTTTGCCACCGGTACTATGGGCGAGATGACCCCTGTAAGTGAAATGGATGGGCGAAAAATTGAAAACAAAACAGGCGAAAAACTTCTCCCTAAACTCAGAGGGAAGTTTGTCCAGATGATAGATGAGTTGAGTGAGTCTCTGCCTTTCTAA
- a CDS encoding DUF5615 family PIN-like protein, which produces MITIADQEDRIVISKDSDFFDDHILRGRPKKLLIIKTGNIKNSELIRLFESNFDKIERLFKRYVLIEMNRSDLIVHG; this is translated from the coding sequence ATTATTACTATTGCTGATCAGGAAGACAGAATTGTCATCTCAAAAGATAGTGATTTCTTTGATGATCATATCTTGAGAGGAAGACCCAAGAAACTGTTAATCATAAAAACAGGAAATATCAAGAACAGCGAATTGATCCGTCTATTTGAAAGCAATTTTGACAAGATTGAAAGATTATTTAAGCGGTATGTTTTAATTGAGATGAATCGTTCTGACTTAATTGTTCATGGATAA
- a CDS encoding DUF5615 family PIN-like protein gives MKFIIDAQLPQLLAIWLENHGVDAIHTLNLPKANHSDD, from the coding sequence ATGAAGTTTATCATCGATGCACAACTTCCTCAACTATTAGCTATATGGTTGGAAAATCATGGGGTTGATGCGATACATACATTGAACCTTCCCAAAGCTAATCACAGTGACGATTAA
- a CDS encoding DUF433 domain-containing protein has product MEQEDLLSRITINANICHGKPTIRGLRYPVENMLELLAAGMSYEEILADYPDLVKEDLLACLAYAVRVTQTKAIYPLAS; this is encoded by the coding sequence ATGGAACAAGAAGACTTGTTATCACGAATTACGATCAATGCGAATATTTGTCATGGAAAGCCCACTATTAGAGGCTTAAGGTATCCAGTAGAGAATATGTTAGAGTTGTTAGCAGCAGGGATGAGTTATGAAGAAATTCTAGCTGACTATCCTGATTTGGTAAAAGAAGATTTGCTGGCTTGTTTGGCTTATGCTGTGAGGGTAACTCAAACTAAGGCTATCTATCCCTTAGCCTCATGA
- a CDS encoding SHOCT domain-containing protein — MGTTLTDTLLSLFLGGTYFFMVLLTTYLGRKSNLHWGLVAIASLLFTPIVGMLLLLWFGERMNSYHRVERLKQLRDQGILNEEEFNWKYYPATPEMLLRELAILRDEGVLTRSEYSSKAYRIKEEGVPGHNPDHHISRASRQTEIAV, encoded by the coding sequence ATGGGCACTACACTAACTGACACCCTATTGTCTCTATTCCTTGGAGGCACTTATTTTTTTATGGTATTGCTGACCACTTACCTGGGAAGAAAAAGTAACCTGCACTGGGGCTTAGTAGCCATTGCCTCATTGCTATTTACACCGATAGTTGGCATGCTTCTCTTACTTTGGTTTGGAGAAAGAATGAACTCTTATCATAGAGTAGAACGCCTTAAACAACTGAGAGATCAGGGCATCCTCAATGAAGAGGAATTTAACTGGAAATACTATCCGGCAACTCCTGAAATGTTGCTTCGTGAGTTGGCTATACTGAGGGATGAAGGGGTACTCACTCGTAGTGAATACTCTTCCAAAGCATATCGCATAAAGGAAGAAGGAGTGCCTGGCCACAATCCTGACCATCATATTTCCAGAGCATCCCGGCAGACTGAAATAGCCGTATAA
- a CDS encoding DUF5995 family protein, whose amino-acid sequence MTATTLTYQQRIEKVYNALDKLTRELESQRDSRATFSLVYTRMTYKILLSLNEHTYLSPETVTALTEAFAHKYMSAVEAYTEGTHCPPAWQYAFDTLKRTHTSLLDELLICMYVHISYDLPYALWQVDQQYPDILSIHDFHLVNDVLQSSIEEIQELVAQRYSYRLFSLDRLLKNNDEIITNYGIRLSRGIAWYNFQRLKANIDIESALYRSCEVNTRLIINGPYRITQLPLKIIRYLLNLDRLWPSDDEKELV is encoded by the coding sequence ATGACCGCGACTACACTTACCTATCAGCAACGTATTGAGAAGGTTTATAATGCGCTGGATAAACTTACGCGAGAATTAGAATCTCAGCGGGATAGCAGGGCTACCTTTTCTTTGGTATATACCAGGATGACTTATAAGATCCTCTTAAGCCTGAATGAACATACCTACTTAAGTCCCGAAACTGTAACTGCCCTGACGGAAGCCTTTGCCCATAAATACATGAGTGCAGTAGAAGCTTATACTGAAGGCACTCACTGCCCTCCCGCCTGGCAATATGCCTTTGACACCCTTAAGCGAACCCATACCTCCCTGCTAGACGAACTGCTGATCTGCATGTATGTGCATATCAGCTACGATTTACCCTATGCCCTCTGGCAGGTGGATCAGCAATATCCTGATATCCTTAGCATTCATGATTTTCATCTGGTCAATGATGTTTTGCAATCTTCTATTGAGGAAATACAGGAGCTGGTAGCACAGCGATATAGCTATCGCCTTTTCTCACTAGACCGCCTACTCAAAAACAATGATGAAATTATTACCAATTATGGAATTCGGCTTTCGAGAGGTATCGCCTGGTACAATTTCCAAAGACTGAAGGCAAACATTGATATTGAAAGCGCCCTTTATCGGAGTTGCGAAGTCAATACCCGGCTTATCATCAACGGACCCTATCGCATTACCCAACTGCCTCTCAAAATCATCCGCTACCTCTTAAATCTTGACAGGTTATGGCCTTCTGATGATGAAAAAGAACTTGTCTGA